Proteins from one uncultured Cohaesibacter sp. genomic window:
- a CDS encoding DEAD/DEAH box helicase has product MMVTPIQTSTSNVIVDPDFFISKMEDHWVNKLNNTSSQPLKDLWRQMCLTFNEQISSFGKPEGQRIKVLPPQTGTGKSQGLAVYCSCLSEEDHLGVLIVVRLKEQANDTADTINKLAGKTIALARHTDTSVTQEELEQSPVVIITHKAYENGLDAVARGEPEQSAWSQYHTFRDGQRQLVVIDEALDLLQESKVSLDQVRYLHASLSNKNSPEEASALETLGHFMTIYEALTEAHPEGREMVVSQNDLKTLDPASLTILRQSLKSKRLDKAMLGRDDKKQNRQLIQLYSEVLKSVQALMASWRIYGTKGDQYWLSTAKLILPDEGCGAVILDATANENVLYSLLPNRVDPPVKLPSNARSYANVTLHVSTGHRLGKNYLEDNAKKEVASLMGDLKESGLMNRKVLICCHKSVEPVIKLYEHHFKALGVAHWGAIDGRNDWSDYDCVVIFGLPYRDDFYSANLFFAAQGPQSTDWLRQQDQRKWQDFKDVRHSIKVSNLSTSVIQGINRVRCRRVVDSLGNCASTDVYLLLPSDQTGRMLLKDIKDHMPGIVSTSWKLKAARRAPKTSNHLEAFLTCLANMPAGRKSFSDIKQQLGLDRSKSDFIRRKLSNPPEGFMDRLKIHQVSYEATGVKRGSQIWFEKVPA; this is encoded by the coding sequence ATGATGGTCACCCCAATCCAAACTTCAACCTCCAACGTCATCGTTGATCCTGACTTCTTCATCTCCAAGATGGAGGACCATTGGGTCAACAAGCTCAACAACACCTCAAGCCAGCCCCTCAAGGATCTCTGGCGACAGATGTGTCTCACCTTCAACGAACAGATCAGCAGCTTTGGCAAGCCGGAAGGCCAGAGGATCAAGGTCCTCCCACCCCAAACCGGAACAGGCAAAAGCCAAGGGCTCGCTGTCTACTGTAGCTGTCTCTCAGAAGAAGATCATCTCGGCGTCTTAATCGTCGTTCGCCTCAAGGAACAAGCCAACGACACAGCCGACACGATCAACAAACTGGCAGGAAAGACAATCGCCTTAGCGCGTCACACAGACACCTCTGTTACCCAAGAGGAGCTTGAGCAGTCCCCTGTCGTCATTATCACCCACAAGGCATATGAGAATGGTCTCGATGCCGTTGCAAGAGGAGAACCAGAGCAATCAGCATGGTCCCAGTATCACACATTCAGAGACGGTCAGCGTCAGCTTGTCGTCATCGACGAGGCCCTCGACCTCCTTCAGGAATCCAAGGTTAGCCTTGATCAGGTCAGATACCTTCACGCCTCCCTGTCCAACAAGAACAGCCCTGAAGAGGCTTCCGCCTTGGAGACCCTCGGTCACTTTATGACCATCTATGAAGCTCTGACAGAAGCCCATCCAGAAGGACGGGAGATGGTTGTTAGTCAGAACGACCTGAAGACCCTTGATCCGGCCAGCCTGACCATTCTCCGACAATCCCTTAAGTCGAAGCGTCTCGACAAGGCTATGCTGGGCCGAGATGACAAGAAGCAGAACCGACAGCTCATCCAGCTCTATTCCGAGGTCCTCAAGTCCGTTCAGGCACTCATGGCGTCTTGGCGGATCTACGGCACCAAAGGAGACCAGTACTGGCTATCAACAGCCAAGCTGATCCTGCCAGACGAAGGCTGTGGGGCTGTCATCCTTGATGCAACAGCCAACGAGAATGTCCTCTACAGTCTGCTCCCTAACAGAGTCGATCCACCCGTCAAGCTGCCTTCCAATGCCCGCTCCTACGCCAATGTGACCTTGCACGTCTCGACAGGCCACCGACTGGGCAAGAACTATCTGGAAGACAATGCCAAGAAGGAAGTGGCCTCCCTCATGGGCGACCTCAAGGAAAGCGGATTGATGAACAGGAAGGTTCTGATCTGTTGTCACAAGTCGGTCGAGCCGGTCATCAAACTCTATGAGCACCACTTCAAGGCGCTTGGCGTCGCCCATTGGGGCGCTATTGATGGTCGCAATGACTGGTCTGACTATGACTGTGTCGTGATCTTCGGCCTGCCATATCGGGATGACTTCTACTCGGCCAACCTCTTCTTTGCTGCCCAAGGCCCTCAGTCAACTGACTGGCTGAGACAGCAGGATCAGAGGAAGTGGCAGGACTTCAAGGATGTTCGGCATTCGATCAAGGTCAGCAACCTGTCGACCTCGGTCATTCAGGGGATCAACCGTGTCCGTTGTCGTCGTGTCGTCGATAGTCTTGGCAACTGTGCGTCCACCGATGTCTACCTTCTGCTTCCCTCGGACCAGACAGGACGAATGCTGCTCAAGGACATCAAGGACCATATGCCAGGCATCGTCTCCACTTCATGGAAGCTGAAAGCGGCTCGTCGTGCACCCAAGACCTCGAACCATCTTGAAGCTTTCCTGACCTGTCTGGCCAACATGCCTGCTGGCAGGAAGTCCTTCAGTGACATCAAGCAGCAGCTTGGACTTGATCGCTCAAAGTCTGACTTCATCCGAAGGAAACTGTCAAATCCTCCTGAAGGCTTCATGGATCGCCTCAAGATCCATCAGGTGTCCTACGAGGCGACAGGGGTCAAACGGGGGTCTCAGATCTGGTTCGAGAAGGTCCCTGCCTGA
- a CDS encoding ATP-binding protein: protein MTDARLQQEAVLRVGEVAEVTGRKISVTVDKEKNLSELFFEGDLIRNVAVGSYIDIRKGFVSLIGKVDGEYARPDTIYVSEAGMVPNSKRSLSITLVGYIDRSGTFYGGTKELPLIGNEAYLLTSEKVHQIHNLVSKDAIPMNVAVSDYEGFEISLPVDGLMNSHIAIFGNTGSGKSNTVALLYQSYIEAMRQRNQALFDQRVRILFFDFNGEYSRENCLTANKTVYNLTTRHDQGDKVPLSEAGFLDFETLAILSDATEKTQRPFIRRALGLANRIGQGEDSRNHLQNMLRMQITQILQMADKERAFLLIDYMRQILPERMEEGADVPLETDLEWHNNTAQFMFNGTYLPSNPNAIPETEIYQRVDGYSFAHDIIVDFISICYVQLIWDVLNNRAQNEHIAPAINKLKSKQNDIRKVFDPQNTGDIFTSNVVVLNLHDVSIEMKKTLPLLISKRVYQEQKDRADTDTALSIVIDEAHNILSYESSREAESWKDYRLETFEEIIKEGRKFGVFVTVSSQRPSDISQTITSQAHNYFIHRLINHRDLQSIATAVSYIDKITEESIPTLPTGTCIFSGMAGQMPMKLAMRPLPDMQQPKSTTRKLSSIVPSAEADGVEQEI from the coding sequence ATGACTGATGCCCGCCTTCAGCAGGAAGCTGTACTCAGAGTTGGTGAAGTGGCAGAGGTAACAGGTCGCAAAATTTCAGTAACAGTGGACAAGGAAAAGAACCTGTCTGAACTCTTCTTTGAAGGAGACCTAATCCGCAATGTCGCTGTGGGCAGCTATATTGATATTCGTAAAGGTTTTGTCAGTCTCATCGGAAAGGTCGATGGTGAATACGCTCGCCCCGACACGATCTACGTCTCAGAAGCCGGCATGGTGCCTAATTCAAAGCGATCACTTTCAATTACTCTAGTAGGCTACATAGACCGTTCCGGGACATTCTATGGGGGCACCAAAGAGCTACCATTGATCGGCAACGAAGCCTATTTGCTCACCAGTGAGAAAGTTCATCAAATCCATAACCTTGTCTCGAAAGATGCGATACCTATGAATGTCGCGGTTTCGGACTACGAGGGATTTGAGATCAGTCTTCCTGTCGACGGCTTGATGAACAGTCATATTGCTATTTTCGGTAACACAGGCAGCGGGAAATCGAACACAGTTGCATTGTTATACCAAAGCTACATCGAAGCGATGCGGCAAAGAAATCAAGCATTGTTCGATCAACGCGTTAGAATCCTATTCTTCGATTTCAACGGGGAGTATTCTAGAGAGAACTGTCTTACCGCAAATAAAACCGTTTACAATCTAACCACTAGGCATGACCAAGGTGACAAGGTACCGTTGTCGGAAGCAGGCTTTCTAGACTTTGAAACTCTCGCAATACTTTCGGATGCGACCGAGAAAACCCAACGACCTTTTATTCGACGAGCCTTAGGCTTAGCAAATAGAATTGGACAAGGTGAAGATAGCCGCAACCATCTACAAAATATGCTGCGTATGCAAATTACTCAAATATTGCAGATGGCGGATAAGGAACGCGCCTTTCTACTAATTGATTACATGCGACAGATACTGCCTGAACGTATGGAAGAAGGCGCGGATGTACCTCTTGAAACTGATCTAGAATGGCATAACAACACAGCTCAATTTATGTTCAATGGGACGTATTTGCCGTCAAATCCAAATGCGATACCAGAGACAGAAATCTATCAGCGCGTTGATGGGTACAGTTTTGCGCATGATATAATTGTTGATTTTATATCTATTTGCTACGTGCAACTGATTTGGGACGTACTCAACAACCGCGCTCAAAACGAACACATTGCTCCAGCGATCAACAAGTTGAAGAGCAAACAGAATGACATCCGAAAGGTTTTTGACCCTCAAAACACAGGAGATATTTTCACCAGCAATGTTGTTGTCTTGAACTTGCATGACGTAAGCATAGAAATGAAGAAAACGCTTCCGCTTTTGATTTCAAAGCGCGTCTATCAGGAACAAAAAGATCGCGCGGACACGGACACGGCATTGAGCATCGTTATTGATGAGGCTCACAATATTCTTTCATACGAGTCGTCCCGAGAAGCAGAAAGCTGGAAGGACTATAGGTTAGAAACTTTCGAAGAGATCATCAAAGAAGGCAGAAAGTTTGGGGTATTTGTAACTGTCTCGAGTCAACGACCAAGCGACATATCCCAAACGATCACTTCCCAAGCCCACAACTACTTTATTCACCGGCTAATAAATCACCGTGATCTACAATCAATAGCTACTGCCGTATCCTACATCGACAAGATCACGGAGGAGTCGATCCCAACTCTGCCAACCGGAACTTGCATATTTAGCGGGATGGCGGGCCAGATGCCCATGAAGCTGGCTATGAGACCTTTACCCGATATGCAACAGCCTAAGAGCACGACACGGAAGTTGTCTAGCATTGTGCCCTCGGCAGAGGCTGATGGAGTAGAGCAAGAGATTTAA
- a CDS encoding CarD family transcriptional regulator, with translation MAIKKATQRQGFKINEFIVYPAHGVGQIVNIEEQEVAGLALELFVINFEQDKMTLRVPTGKIASVGMRKLSDEESVEKALTTVTGRARIKRTMWSRRAQEYEAKINSGDLHSIAEVVRDLYRSDTQPEQSYSERQLYEAAIDRMAREVAAIRKLSTTEAVHLIEKNLSKSPRRGAGKSEEEVAA, from the coding sequence ATGGCAATCAAAAAAGCCACCCAACGTCAGGGCTTTAAAATCAACGAATTTATTGTCTATCCGGCTCATGGTGTGGGTCAAATTGTCAACATCGAGGAACAGGAAGTTGCTGGCCTCGCTCTTGAATTGTTCGTTATCAATTTTGAGCAGGACAAAATGACCTTGCGTGTTCCAACTGGCAAAATTGCTTCGGTTGGTATGCGTAAACTCTCGGATGAAGAGTCTGTTGAGAAAGCATTGACGACGGTTACAGGGCGCGCTCGTATCAAGCGCACCATGTGGAGTCGCCGCGCGCAGGAATATGAAGCAAAGATCAACTCTGGCGATCTGCACTCGATTGCAGAAGTCGTTCGCGATCTTTATCGCTCCGACACCCAGCCTGAGCAGTCATATTCTGAACGTCAGCTTTATGAAGCTGCTATTGATCGGATGGCACGTGAAGTGGCTGCTATTCGCAAGCTGTCCACTACGGAAGCTGTGCATCTGATTGAAAAAAACCTCTCCAAAAGCCCCCGTCGTGGTGCTGGCAAGAGTGAAGAGGAAGTTGCAGCCTAA
- a CDS encoding tyrosine-type recombinase/integrase produces the protein MANYLLKKRQRWYAVLDVPKDLQETVGKTKFMKSLKTSDRRRALALCGPIIATWKQQIENARGSDEIVAEASIWRSMLKDAKSAQEKNFIEDRIAERAYDIEERGFLKGVADLDMAREQGATSDDALKFHNIAKGVETPISQYVEIWLGDSSIRDKTKSEYQNAFKELSAEFEIIEEIDRRKASEFIRNTLSPGRAPDTVQKKLAAYSGYWRWLMLNGYLPDDKRSPWEGLKPKKSEDISQKRRAFTEEEAKAVLEKTKERHGKFPDDFDVSLLLAVSGLRLEEAAKLKVEDCTDQGKVVWVNIKEAKTEAGKRRVPVVDPAVVQVLKDRLEDRNGEDWLFPALKARSYNKRSHTLSQRLGRTLRLVVKDKSVVASHSWRHRARTLLEQGDVNPWISDWLMGHSRPGEGLNRYSKGPSDQQLIDAIKHVILPK, from the coding sequence ATGGCAAACTACCTTTTGAAGAAGCGACAGCGGTGGTATGCGGTCTTGGATGTTCCCAAGGATCTGCAAGAAACTGTCGGCAAGACCAAGTTCATGAAGTCACTGAAAACGAGTGATAGGCGCAGGGCGCTTGCCTTGTGCGGGCCGATTATCGCGACTTGGAAGCAGCAAATTGAGAATGCTCGTGGTTCTGACGAGATCGTGGCAGAGGCATCGATTTGGCGTTCGATGTTGAAAGATGCAAAGTCAGCACAAGAGAAGAACTTCATTGAAGACCGAATCGCAGAACGAGCCTACGACATTGAAGAGCGAGGCTTTCTCAAAGGTGTTGCTGATCTTGATATGGCTCGCGAGCAGGGAGCGACATCTGATGATGCCCTGAAGTTCCACAACATTGCTAAGGGAGTGGAAACGCCAATTTCACAGTATGTGGAGATCTGGCTAGGGGATTCGTCTATACGCGATAAAACCAAGAGCGAGTATCAGAATGCCTTCAAGGAACTGTCTGCAGAATTTGAGATTATTGAAGAGATAGATAGGCGGAAAGCGTCGGAGTTCATAAGGAACACGCTGTCTCCGGGAAGAGCGCCTGACACTGTTCAGAAGAAGCTCGCGGCTTACAGTGGTTATTGGCGCTGGCTGATGCTGAATGGTTACCTGCCGGATGACAAACGAAGTCCATGGGAAGGTTTGAAGCCCAAGAAATCGGAGGATATCAGTCAGAAGCGGCGAGCATTTACCGAAGAGGAAGCTAAGGCCGTCTTGGAGAAGACAAAGGAACGGCATGGGAAATTCCCTGATGACTTCGATGTTTCGCTTCTTCTTGCTGTGAGCGGCTTAAGGCTGGAAGAGGCCGCAAAGCTGAAGGTTGAGGACTGTACTGATCAAGGGAAGGTTGTATGGGTGAATATCAAGGAAGCCAAGACGGAAGCAGGTAAGCGTCGGGTGCCAGTTGTTGATCCTGCTGTTGTTCAAGTTCTAAAGGATCGGCTTGAAGATCGGAATGGAGAGGACTGGCTATTTCCTGCCCTTAAGGCTCGATCATACAACAAACGCTCTCATACGCTCTCTCAACGCCTTGGGAGAACCTTGAGATTGGTCGTAAAAGACAAGAGCGTTGTGGCAAGCCACAGTTGGCGGCACAGGGCTAGGACACTGTTGGAGCAGGGTGATGTTAATCCATGGATCTCAGATTGGCTCATGGGGCATTCAAGGCCGGGTGAAGGGCTGAACCGATATTCCAAAGGCCCTTCAGATCAGCAGCTCATCGACGCCATCAAGCATGTCATTCTACCAAAATAG
- the fdxA gene encoding ferredoxin FdxA — protein MTYVVTDNCVKCKYTDCVEVCPVDCFYEGENFLVINPDECIDCGVCEPECPAEAIKPDTEPGLEEWLEINAKYCEVWPNITVQKEPMAEAKKWDGVENKLQYLSANPGEGD, from the coding sequence ATGACTTACGTCGTGACCGATAATTGCGTCAAATGCAAATACACCGATTGTGTGGAAGTTTGCCCGGTTGACTGTTTCTACGAGGGCGAAAACTTTCTGGTAATCAATCCGGATGAGTGCATCGACTGTGGTGTGTGTGAGCCGGAATGTCCGGCAGAAGCGATCAAGCCGGATACTGAGCCCGGGCTTGAAGAATGGCTTGAGATCAACGCGAAATATTGTGAGGTCTGGCCCAATATCACGGTTCAGAAAGAGCCGATGGCCGAGGCCAAGAAGTGGGACGGTGTTGAAAACAAACTGCAATATCTCTCAGCTAACCCCGGAGAAGGGGATTAA
- a CDS encoding M48 family metalloprotease — protein MSKKRIDTLKMAGALCLSLMLLAGCKSLMTGSEEPTISGVAPAGLSPNDSVERAIGAKEHPKIVKAYGGAYENRKLEQMVSKLVGRLVGSSSEPSRPYRVTILNSPTVNAFALPGGYLYVTRGLIALANDKAELAAVLAHEMAHVTSRHAIARAVARQNSELVSKVMDKMVSERTKGATIKARHLVTLASFSQVQELEADKIGIETAYLSGLDPFAASRFLETMGDYAAYLTGRSEQGNKANFLSSHPATPERIKAAVFAARRYGGPEIGTREREAYLDAIDGILFGDAPDEGFVRGHSYIHPALRIRFSPPEGYRLENTSKAVLAVAPDGSAMRFDGVNVSPDVPLTNYLTSGWVSGLITGSIREQVINGHPAVLAAAEAKGWTFRIALIRVKSATYRFVFATTKPNSTFESAIAETVNSFQTLTHDQAAAFKPLQISIVTAGYGDTIQKMAARMAGANDGETLFRILNDIKTGEHLKRGQKLKLVTPMR, from the coding sequence GTGAGCAAGAAACGCATCGACACGCTGAAGATGGCAGGAGCCCTTTGCCTTTCGCTCATGCTTCTTGCTGGCTGCAAAAGCCTGATGACCGGATCGGAAGAACCGACCATTTCCGGTGTTGCGCCTGCGGGCCTTTCTCCCAATGATAGCGTTGAACGGGCTATCGGCGCCAAAGAACATCCCAAAATCGTCAAGGCCTATGGCGGCGCTTACGAGAATCGCAAGCTGGAGCAGATGGTCTCCAAACTGGTTGGTCGCCTTGTGGGCTCATCCAGCGAGCCAAGCCGACCTTACCGTGTTACCATCCTCAACTCGCCGACAGTCAACGCCTTCGCTTTACCGGGCGGCTATCTCTATGTGACGCGCGGGCTCATCGCGCTGGCCAACGACAAAGCAGAGCTTGCCGCTGTGCTGGCTCACGAGATGGCGCATGTCACCTCTCGCCATGCCATCGCAAGAGCGGTAGCCCGACAGAATTCAGAACTGGTGTCCAAGGTCATGGACAAGATGGTCAGCGAACGAACGAAAGGTGCAACCATCAAGGCACGCCATCTAGTCACGCTCGCCAGTTTCAGCCAGGTACAGGAACTCGAAGCCGACAAGATCGGAATAGAAACCGCCTATCTTTCAGGCCTGGATCCATTCGCCGCGAGCCGCTTTCTTGAAACCATGGGCGATTATGCCGCCTATTTGACAGGTCGCTCCGAACAGGGCAACAAGGCCAACTTCCTGTCCAGCCACCCAGCGACACCGGAGCGCATTAAAGCGGCGGTATTCGCAGCCCGTCGTTATGGCGGGCCAGAAATAGGCACCCGGGAAAGAGAGGCCTATCTGGACGCGATCGACGGTATACTATTTGGCGACGCGCCAGATGAGGGCTTTGTGCGCGGCCATTCCTATATTCATCCGGCCTTGCGCATTCGTTTCAGCCCGCCCGAAGGCTATAGGCTGGAGAATACCTCCAAAGCTGTGCTGGCAGTGGCGCCAGATGGCTCGGCCATGCGGTTTGACGGGGTCAATGTAAGCCCGGATGTTCCTCTGACCAACTATCTCACATCCGGCTGGGTAAGCGGCCTGATAACGGGTTCTATTCGCGAGCAGGTGATCAATGGCCATCCGGCGGTTCTCGCGGCGGCAGAAGCCAAAGGCTGGACATTCCGCATTGCTCTTATTCGGGTAAAGTCAGCCACCTATCGTTTTGTCTTTGCGACCACCAAACCCAACTCAACTTTCGAAAGCGCGATTGCAGAAACCGTCAACAGTTTCCAGACCCTCACGCATGATCAGGCGGCCGCTTTCAAACCGTTGCAGATCTCGATCGTGACAGCCGGTTACGGCGATACGATCCAGAAAATGGCGGCCCGCATGGCAGGCGCAAATGATGGCGAAACTCTCTTTCGAATTCTCAATGACATCAAGACAGGTGAGCATCTCAAACGAGGCCAGAAGCTGAAGCTCGTCACCCCCATGCGATAG
- a CDS encoding HNH endonuclease, with amino-acid sequence MTWYETVEMALQNLGGTASLKDVYGEVRKIRMQQRLSVPSSLEAIVRKELEYNSQDSSNWRGNRNLFFSVEGIGNGVWGLRAHIPRSAFASDLSNPDQSDATRISGLTTSRIIRDTAMTRKVKALHRSKCQICDSSILLPDGTSYAEAHHIIPIGSPHYGPDVSENIVIVCPNHHAQLDFGCVEINVEELTGAAGHTISSKSIAYHNEKIFVPKSTP; translated from the coding sequence ATGACGTGGTATGAAACAGTAGAGATGGCCTTGCAGAACCTTGGAGGCACAGCTTCTCTGAAAGATGTTTACGGAGAGGTGCGCAAAATTCGTATGCAGCAAAGGTTGTCTGTTCCCAGTTCTCTCGAGGCAATCGTTCGGAAGGAACTAGAGTACAACTCCCAAGACTCAAGCAATTGGCGCGGCAATCGTAATCTTTTCTTCAGCGTTGAAGGAATTGGCAATGGAGTGTGGGGGCTGAGGGCACATATTCCAAGATCAGCGTTTGCGTCCGATTTGTCAAACCCCGATCAGAGTGACGCAACAAGAATATCCGGTCTCACGACATCTAGAATTATCCGTGATACCGCTATGACAAGAAAAGTGAAGGCACTTCATCGCAGTAAGTGCCAGATTTGTGACTCTTCAATTCTGCTGCCAGACGGAACGTCATACGCTGAAGCGCACCATATAATTCCGATTGGGTCTCCCCACTATGGGCCCGATGTCTCTGAAAATATTGTTATTGTATGCCCCAACCATCATGCGCAGCTGGATTTCGGTTGCGTAGAAATCAACGTGGAAGAACTAACTGGCGCAGCGGGACATACGATTTCATCGAAGAGCATAGCTTATCACAACGAAAAGATCTTTGTTCCCAAGAGCACCCCTTGA
- a CDS encoding thermonuclease family protein yields MPDIFANTELEKQKQKEISRFLRNAPIKAYVTGHRKPDRYRRHEAFLASFKDNKELLLQDSLVAKGLARVLTDGLEDDCADHLLSIEETAHKAQAGLWKEAAYRVKKADDLHLSAIVSTYQIISGIASSVHRKIDGTSYVNFGDNWYEDFTISLNKKSLQSWEARNKFLDDLQNKPIYVRGWVEDRGGPLIELQDASQLTVAGKNESLNGAR; encoded by the coding sequence GTGCCGGACATCTTTGCCAACACCGAGCTTGAAAAACAAAAGCAAAAGGAAATCAGCCGTTTTTTACGGAATGCGCCAATAAAGGCCTATGTCACGGGCCATAGAAAGCCAGACCGCTACAGACGGCATGAAGCTTTTCTGGCCTCTTTCAAAGATAATAAAGAACTCCTGCTTCAGGACAGTCTCGTCGCCAAAGGTCTGGCGCGGGTCTTGACCGATGGCCTTGAGGATGACTGCGCAGATCATCTTCTTTCTATCGAAGAAACCGCCCACAAAGCTCAGGCTGGCTTGTGGAAAGAGGCAGCCTACCGCGTAAAAAAAGCAGATGATCTCCACCTTTCTGCCATTGTGTCCACCTACCAGATTATTTCCGGCATCGCGTCATCCGTTCATCGCAAAATAGATGGAACAAGCTATGTGAATTTTGGCGACAATTGGTATGAAGATTTCACAATTTCGCTGAACAAAAAGAGCCTTCAAAGCTGGGAGGCCCGAAATAAATTTTTGGATGATTTACAAAACAAGCCCATATATGTTCGAGGCTGGGTAGAAGATCGTGGGGGGCCATTGATAGAGCTTCAGGATGCCAGTCAATTGACTGTGGCAGGCAAAAACGAAAGTCTCAACGGCGCACGATAG
- a CDS encoding BRO family protein: MLKKIANTAAAVSTFTFETDPLDVSVDTAHEIRVVERDGEPWFVAADVCKALGLINVTLATQNLSDDEILKLNRIKLGAKRGGKPMPCVSESGLYKLVMRSDKPQAKPFQDWVTRDVLPAIRKTGAYVKGEEALKQGKPLPEDTMKAMEDRLNAKFEQLFTMNQQLIQANHGLKEDVTRKEYVIEEMHDKMNTLSEDKAALESVKAEMEPYFGRMTCLMASMSC; encoded by the coding sequence ATGCTTAAGAAAATCGCCAACACCGCCGCCGCTGTCTCAACGTTCACCTTCGAGACAGACCCCTTGGATGTCAGTGTAGATACCGCTCATGAAATCCGTGTTGTGGAACGCGATGGTGAACCTTGGTTCGTCGCTGCGGATGTCTGCAAGGCGCTTGGGCTGATCAACGTCACTCTGGCAACACAAAATCTTTCCGACGACGAAATTCTCAAACTTAATCGGATTAAACTTGGAGCAAAACGTGGAGGAAAGCCTATGCCTTGCGTCTCCGAGTCTGGTCTCTACAAACTGGTGATGCGCTCGGACAAACCGCAGGCTAAGCCGTTCCAAGACTGGGTGACCCGTGATGTTCTCCCTGCCATCCGCAAGACCGGTGCCTACGTCAAAGGTGAAGAGGCACTGAAGCAGGGCAAGCCGCTCCCTGAAGACACCATGAAGGCCATGGAAGATCGGCTGAACGCCAAGTTCGAGCAGCTCTTCACGATGAACCAGCAGCTCATTCAGGCCAACCATGGGCTTAAAGAGGATGTCACCCGCAAAGAGTACGTGATCGAAGAGATGCACGACAAGATGAACACCCTGTCTGAAGACAAGGCTGCTCTCGAGAGCGTCAAGGCTGAGATGGAGCCCTATTTTGGTAGAATGACATGCTTGATGGCGTCGATGAGCTGCTGA
- a CDS encoding RNA-binding S4 domain-containing protein, translating into MSEESAKLRIDKWLWFARVAKTRSLAAKLVTAGNVRVNKEKVSAASRQIKPGDVLTIAKAGHIRILEVVALGTRRGPAPEAQLLFNDHSPAPEKKQDDAEAGIAHEAHTGRPTKKDRRQLMRLKQGPFE; encoded by the coding sequence ATGAGCGAAGAAAGTGCCAAACTGCGCATAGATAAGTGGCTCTGGTTTGCCCGGGTCGCTAAGACCAGAAGCCTGGCTGCCAAGCTTGTAACTGCGGGCAATGTGCGCGTGAACAAGGAAAAGGTCTCTGCTGCCAGTCGGCAGATCAAGCCCGGTGATGTGCTGACAATTGCCAAGGCGGGCCATATCCGCATCCTTGAAGTTGTGGCACTTGGTACTCGCAGGGGGCCTGCGCCGGAGGCTCAGCTTCTTTTCAATGATCATTCGCCAGCTCCCGAGAAAAAGCAGGATGACGCTGAGGCCGGGATCGCCCATGAGGCGCACACTGGACGGCCCACAAAAAAGGATCGTCGCCAGCTGATGCGGCTGAAGCAGGGGCCTTTTGAATAA
- a CDS encoding recombinase family protein, whose amino-acid sequence MTTVFYARVSTADQNLDHQITQAKQAGFEFDEVVSDHGVSGVSTRLSERPEGKRLFDMLRHGDTLVVRWVDRLGRNYDDVTDTMRLLLRKGVIIKTVINGMTFDGSTNDPMQGAVRDALIAFMAAMAQAETETRKAAQKAGIEAAKQKADKYRGRKPTYSREQFKLVQDMLSGSSTISEISKSTGLSRQTIYRIKDKPEASEKALTMWGM is encoded by the coding sequence ATGACCACTGTCTTCTACGCTCGCGTCTCCACCGCTGACCAGAACCTTGACCATCAGATCACCCAAGCAAAGCAGGCTGGCTTCGAGTTTGATGAGGTGGTCTCTGATCATGGGGTCTCAGGAGTCTCCACAAGACTCTCAGAGCGCCCTGAAGGAAAGCGACTGTTCGACATGCTCCGACATGGAGACACGCTTGTGGTACGCTGGGTGGACCGTCTGGGGCGCAACTATGATGATGTGACCGATACCATGCGCCTGTTGCTGAGGAAGGGTGTGATCATCAAGACAGTGATCAACGGCATGACCTTTGATGGCTCAACCAATGATCCGATGCAAGGGGCTGTTCGAGATGCCCTGATCGCGTTCATGGCAGCAATGGCTCAGGCAGAGACAGAGACAAGGAAGGCAGCGCAGAAGGCAGGGATCGAAGCGGCGAAGCAGAAGGCGGACAAGTACCGAGGCAGGAAGCCCACCTACAGCAGAGAGCAGTTCAAGCTGGTTCAGGACATGCTGTCAGGGTCCTCGACCATCTCCGAGATCTCAAAGAGCACCGGCCTATCACGTCAGACCATTTACCGGATCAAGGACAAGCCCGAAGCATCCGAGAAGGCACTGACCATGTGGGGGATGTAA